The following proteins come from a genomic window of Archocentrus centrarchus isolate MPI-CPG fArcCen1 chromosome 3, fArcCen1, whole genome shotgun sequence:
- the ipo7 gene encoding importin-7, with translation MDPESLVEALRGTMDPNLREAAERQLNEGHTQVNFVSTLLRVTMSDQLDLPVRQAGVIYLKNMITQHWSNGDGSGTETPVNNIPEEDRQFIRDNIVEAIIHSPERIRVQLTTCIHHMIKHDYPGKWTTIVDKIGFYLQSDNSAGWLGILLCLYQLVKNYEYKKPEERQPLVAAMHIFMPMLKERFIQLLPDHSSDSVLIQKQIFKILYALFQYNLPLELINRQNLTEWMEILKTVVDRDVPPETMQIDEDERPELPWWKCKKWALHILARLFERYGSPGNTTKEYAEFADLFLKDYAVPAQQVLLKVLYQYKEKQYVAPRVLQQTLNYVNQGIAHALTWKSLKPHIQGIIQDVVFPLMCYTDSDEELWQEDPYEYIRMKFDVFEDFISPTTAAQTLLFTACNKRKEVLQKTMGFCYQILTDPTSDPRKKDGALHMIGSLAEILLKKKIYKDQMEFMLQNHVFPLFRSELGYMRARACWVLHYFCEVKFKSDQNLQTALELTRLCLINDNEMPVKVEAAIALQVLISNQEKAKEYITPFIRPVMQALLHIVRETENDDLTNVIQKMICEYSEEVTPIAVEMTQHLAMTFNQVIQTGPDEEGGDDKAVTAMGILNTIDTLLSVVEDHKEITQQLEGICLQVIGTVLQQHVLEFYEEILSLAHSLTCQQVSPQMWQLLPLVYEVFQQDGFDYFTDMMPLLHNYVTVDTDTLLSDTKYLEIIYSMCKKVLTGDPGEDPECHAAKLLEVIILQCKGRGIDQVVPLFVTTALERLTREVKTSELRTMCLQVAIAALYYSPPLLLNTLENLRFPNNTEPITNHFISQWLKDVDCFLGLHDRKMCILGLCALMDLDHRPQAINQVASQLLPAAILLFSGLKRAYACRAEHENEEDDDEEDGEEEDDAAELGSDEDDIDEEGQEYLEMLAKQAGEDGDDEDWEEDDAEETALEGYTTAVDDEDNLVDEYQIFKAILQNVQTRDPAWYQALTQSLDEEQGKQLQDIATLADQRRAAHESKMIEKHGGYKFTAPVVPSTFNFGGTAPGMN, from the exons ATGGATCCCGAGTCTTTGGTCGAAGCCCTTCGGGGTACGATGGACCCCAACCTGCGGGAGGCCGCGGAGAGACAGCTGAACGAG GGTCACACCCAGGTAAACTTTGTGTCCACGTTGCTTCGTGTCACCATGTCTGATCAGCTGGATCTGCCTGTCAGGCAAGCAG GTGTGATTTATCTTAAGAACATGATAACCCAGCACTGGAGCAATGGAGACGGTTCAGGCACAGAGACGCCTGTTAATAACATCCCAGAGGAGGACAGGCAGTTCATTCGAGACAACATAGTGGAGGCCATCATCCACTCCCCCGAGCGCATCAG GGTCCAGCTGACGACATGTATTCACCACATGATCAAGCATGACTACCCCGGCAAGTGGACGACCATCGTGGACAAGATTGGCTTCTACCTGCAGTCAGACAACAGCGCGGGATGGCTCGGCATCTTGCTTTGCCTTTACCAGCTTGTCAAAAACTATGA ATATAAGAAACCAGAAGAGCGTCAACCACTGGTGGCTGCCATGCACATTTTCATGCCCATGCTGAAAGAACGCTTTATCCAGCTGCTCCCTGACCACTCTAGTGACTCTGTCCTTATACAGAAGCAGATCTTTAAAATCCTCTATGCCCTCTTTCAG TACAATCTCCCTCTGGAGCTTATCAACAGACAAAACCTGACAGAGTGGATGGAGATCCTGAAGACAGTTGTAGACAGAGATGTGCCTCCA GAGACGATGCAGATTGATGAAGATGAGCGGCCTGAGCTTCCATGGTGGAAGTGTAAGAAGTGGGCCCTCCACATCTTGGCTCGGCTCTTTGAGAG GTATGGAAGCCCAGGCAACACAACCAAAGAGTATGCAGAGTTTGCAGATCTTTTCCTGAAGGACTATGCAGTTCCTGCACAGCAG GTGTTGCTTAAAGTCTTATACCAATACAAGGAAAAACAATATGTGGCTCCCAGAGTACTCCAGCAGACACTCAACTATGTCAACCAGGGGATAGCGCATGCTCTGACATGGAAAAGCCTCAAACCACACATCCAg GGCATCATTCAGGACGTGGTTTTCCCCCTCATGTGTTACACGGATAGTGATGAGGAACTGTGGCAGGAAGATCCATATGAGTACATCCGCATGAAGTTTG ATGTATTCGAGGATTTTATATCTCCAACAACAGCAGCCCAGACGCTTCTCTTCACTGCCTGCAATAAGAGGAAAGAG GTGCTGCAAAAGACTATGGGCTTCTGTTACCAGATTCTCACAGACCCCACCTCTGACCCCAGGAAAAAGGATGGTGCCCTCCACATGATAGGCTCTTTGGCTGAAATCCTGCTCAAG AAAAAGATATACAAGGACCAGATGGAGTTCATGCTGCAGAATCACGTCTTCCCCCTGTTCCGCAGTGAACTGGGATACATGAGAGCCAGA GCTTGCTGGGTGCTGCATTACTTCTGTGAGGTGAAGTTCAAAAGTGACCAGAATCTGCAGACGGCTCTCGAGCTGACCCGGCTCTGTCTAATCAATGACAATGAGATGCCAGTTAAGGTGGAGGCTGCTATTGCCCTGCAGGTTCTCATTAGCAACCAGGAGAAGG CCAAGGAGTACATTACCCCCTTCATTCGGCCAGTGATGCAGGCGCTGCTGCACATTGTCAGAGAGACGGAGAATGATGACCTCACTAATGTCATACAGAAGATGATCTGCGAATACAGTGAGGAGGTCACTCCAATTGCAGTGGAGATGACACAGCACTTG GCCATGACGTTCAACCAGGTGATTCAAACAGGCCCTGACGAGGAGGGAGGGGATGACAAGGCTGTGACTGCCATGGGCATCCTCAACACCATCGACACACTGCTGAGCGTGGTGGAGGACCACAAAGAG ATCACACAGCAGCTCGAGGGCATCTGTCTGCAGGTCATTGGCACCGTGCTACAGCAGCATGTACTGG aaTTTTATGAAGAGATCCTGTCCTTGGCTCACAGCCTCACCTGCCAGCAGGTGTCGCCACAGATGTGGCAGCTTCTTCCACTTGTGTATGAAGTCTTCCAGCAGGATGGATTTGATTACTTCACag ATATGATGCCTCTCCTTCACAACTATGTCACAGTTGATACAGACACCCTCCTTTCTGACACTAAATACCTGGAGATTATCTATAGCATGTGCAAGAAG GTCTTAACAGGTGATCCAGGTGAGGACCCAGAGTGCCACGCAGCCAAGCTCTTAGAAGTGATCATCCTGCAGTGCAAAGGCCGTGGCATCGATCAG GTCGTGCCCTTGTTTGTGACAACTGCATTGGAACGTTTGACGCGGGAGGTGAAGACCAGCGAGCTGAGGACTATGTGCCTGCAGGTGGCCATCGCTGCACTTTACTACAGCCCCCCTCTTCTCCTCAACACTTTAGAGAATCTCCGCTTTCCCAACAACACAGAACCAATCACAAACCACTTCATAAGCCAGTGGCTGAAAGACGTTGACTGCTTCCTTGG CCTCCATGACAGGAAGATGTGCATTCTGGGACTCTGTGCTCTCATGGACCTCGACCACAGGCCTCAGGCCATCAACCAGGTGGCCAGCCAGCTTCTTCCAGCAGCCATTTTGCTTTTCAGTGGCCTCAAGAGGGCATACGCTTGTAGAGCAGAGCATGAGAatgaggaagatgatgatgaggaggatggggaagaagaggatgatgcCG CGGAGCTGGGCAGTGACGAGGATGACATTGACGAGGAGGGTCAGGAATACTTGGAGATGCTGGCAAAGCAAGCAGGAGAGGATGGAGACGATGAGGACTGGGAGGAAGACGATGCAGAGGAGACGGCACTCGAGGGCTACACTACAGCTGTAGATGACGAAGACAACTTGGTGGATGAATATCAGATCTTCAAAGCCATACTACAGA ATGTTCAGACCCGTGACCCAGCATGGTACCAGGCGCTAACACAATCCCTCGACGAAGAACAGGGCAAACAGCTTCAGGACATCGCCACGCTTGCAGACCAGAGACGGGCAGCACATG AATCCAAGATGATTGAAAAACACGGCGGATACAAGTTCACAGCGCCAGTGGTGCCATCTACTTTCAACTTTGGAGGCACTGCTCCAGGAATGAATTGA
- the tmem41b gene encoding transmembrane protein 41B, whose protein sequence is MAKKRRETRDADGLSSAQEEVKANSKVLKATQHSVGGSARMSLLILVSIFTCSASVMYLVYRNFPELSDDEMEKIKIPKDMDDAKALGTVLSKYKDTYYTQVLVAYFATYVFLQTFAIPGSIFLSILSGYLYPFPLALFLVCLCSGLGASFCYMLSYLVGRPVVYKYLTERAQKWSQQVDKHRNHLINYIIFLRITPFLPNWFINITSPVINVPLGVFFIGTFLGVAPPSFVAINAGTTLYKLTTAGEAVSWNSLAVLGVLAVLSILPVCFQKKLQQKLE, encoded by the exons ATGGCCAAAAAACGGAGAGAAACCCGAGATGCGGACGGTTTGTCCTCGGCGCAGGAAGAGGTGAAGGCTAACTCTAAAGTACTGAAAG CGACTCAGCATAGTGTTGGGGGCTCAGCACGCATGTCTCTGCTGATTCTGGTGTCCATCTTCACCTGCTCTGCCTCAGTCATGTACCTCGTCTACAGGAACTTCCCAGAGCTTTCAGA tgatgaaatggaaaaaatcaAGATCCCAAAAGACATGGATGATGCCAAAGCTTTAGGAACAGTGTTGTCCAAATACAAAGACACCTACTATACCCAGGTGTTGGTGGCCTACTTTGCAACATATGTTTT CCTCCAGACTTTTGCAATCCCTGGATCGATCTTCCTCAGCATACTGTCTGGATATCTTTATCCTTTCCCCCTGGCTCTTTTCTTAGTCTGCTTG TGCTCTGGCCTGGGTGCTTCCTTCTGCTATATGCTGTCATATCTGGTGGGCAGACCAGTGGTCTACAAATATCTTACAGAGCGAGCACAGAAGTGGTCTCAGCAG GTTGACAAGCATAGAAATCATTTAATCAATTACATCATCTTCCTGAGGATAACCCCATTTCTTCCCAACTGGTTCATCAACATTACCTCACCTGTCATCAATGTGCCTCTGGGAGTTTTCTTCATTGGTACCTTTCTCG GAGTGGCACCGCCATCCTTCGTAGCGATCAACGCAGGTACAACGCTATACAAACTGACCACAGCTGGCGAGGCCGTCTCCTGGAACTCCCTGGCTGTGCTCGGTGTCCTGGCCGTGCTCTCGATTTTGCCCGTCTGCTTCcagaagaagctgcagcagaaactaGAGTAG